A segment of the Paracoccus suum genome:
ACTCGCTCCATGCCCAGCGTGAGGCTTGCGAAGCGTACATCGCCAGCCAGCGCTCCGAGGGTTGGGTGCTGGTCCGCGATCAGTATGACGATGGCGGCATATCCGGCGGCACGCTCGAGCGCCCCGGCTTGAAGCGGCTGCTGGAGGACATCGAGGACGGGCTGGTCGACGTGGTGGTGGTCTACAAGATCGACCGCCTCAGCCGCTCGCTGGCCGATTTCGCCAAGCTGGTCGAGGTATTCGACCGGAACGGCGTCACCTTCGTCTCGGTGACGCAGAGCTTCAACACCACGACGTCGATGGGGCGGCTGACGCTGAACATCCTGCTCAGCTTCGCCCAGTTCGAGCGCGAGGTGACGGCCGAGCGGATCCGCGACAAGGTCGCCGCCAGCCGGAAGAAGGGGATGTGGATGGGCGGCGTGCCGCCCTACGGCTACCGCGTCGAGAACAGGAAGTTGCTGGTCGACGAGGAAAGCGCCCCACATGTGCGCTGGATCTTCGCCCGCTTCCTCGAGATCGGGTCCTGCACGGAACTGGCGCGGGAGGTCGGCACGCGCGGCATCCGCACTCCCCGCGGCAACCGGATCGACAAGAAATACATCTATCGGATGCTCAGCAACCGCGCCTACATCGGCGAAGCGGTCCACAAGGGCGACAGCTATCCCGGCGAACACGACGCGATCATCGACAGCGCGACGTGGGACCGCGTCCACGCCATCCTGCTGGAAAGCCCGCGCAAGCGCGCCGCCCGGACTCGCGCCGACACACCTGCGTTGCTGAAGGGGCTGCTCTACGGCCCGGACGGCGCTGCCTTCTCGCCGACGCATACCCGCAAGGGCGGACGGCTGTACCGCTACTATGTCAGCCAGACGGTGCTGAAGCATGGCGCCGGATCGTGTCCAGTCGGCCGCGTGCAAGCGGGGGAGATCGAGGCGGCCGTCATTGACCAGCTGCGCACCGTGTTCCGCCAGCCTGAGATCGTTGCAGGGACGTGGAAGGCGGCGCGTGCGGAGATCGGCGACATCACCGAATCCGACGCCCGCGCGGCGCTGCAGCAACTCGATCCGCTGTGGAACGAACTCTTCCCCGCCGAGCAGGCGCGAATCGTGGCGCTGCTGGTCGGGCGCGTGGACATCGGCATGGACGGATTGAACGTCCGGCTCCGCATGGATGGTCTTGGCGCCCTTGCGCGCGAGATACTGGCCGGAGACATGGGAGCGGCCGCATGACCCGCGGCACGCCGGTTCCTCAGACCGTGACGCTCCACGTCCCGTTCCGCGTCGTGAAGCGCGGTGGGCGCAAGGAGATGCAGTTGCCTGCCGGCGCCGCGCAACAGCGCAAGGCAAACAGCACACTTATCAAGGCTCTGGCCCGCGCGTTCCGCTGGAAGCGAATGCTCGAGTCGGCTGAATTTGCCACCATCGCTGAACTGGCTGAGCGAGAGGGGATTGCGCAATCATACATGACGCGTGTCCTCCGACTCACGCTGCTCGCCCCCCACATCGTCGAGGCGATCCTCGACGGGCGGCACGACCCGGAGGTGGAGCTGACGCGGCTGTCTGAGCCGCTTCCGTTCGAGTGGGCAGACCATTCCGCCCACTTCACGAAAGCCACCAAAGGGGGAACGCGCGCATGCGCCGATGTCTAAGAGGATCCCAGATTATTCCCACGCAACCGCCTGAGGGGGTACGCAAAGTGGTTTGCACCGGCTATACGCATCCCTTAAGGAGCCGCAAGAACAATGGCGGAACACTGCGCGACGCGCACGAAA
Coding sequences within it:
- a CDS encoding recombinase family protein, with protein sequence MTKPPEKAKVVRKLRCAVYTRKSSEEGLEQEFNSLHAQREACEAYIASQRSEGWVLVRDQYDDGGISGGTLERPGLKRLLEDIEDGLVDVVVVYKIDRLSRSLADFAKLVEVFDRNGVTFVSVTQSFNTTTSMGRLTLNILLSFAQFEREVTAERIRDKVAASRKKGMWMGGVPPYGYRVENRKLLVDEESAPHVRWIFARFLEIGSCTELAREVGTRGIRTPRGNRIDKKYIYRMLSNRAYIGEAVHKGDSYPGEHDAIIDSATWDRVHAILLESPRKRAARTRADTPALLKGLLYGPDGAAFSPTHTRKGGRLYRYYVSQTVLKHGAGSCPVGRVQAGEIEAAVIDQLRTVFRQPEIVAGTWKAARAEIGDITESDARAALQQLDPLWNELFPAEQARIVALLVGRVDIGMDGLNVRLRMDGLGALAREILAGDMGAAA